The following proteins are co-located in the Polymorphospora rubra genome:
- a CDS encoding DUF2617 family protein: MLVTLATPYADTTATDLSFALGLPEQPALHVLDLAPLGLRLRLLGASHQVVVDAPGGPIVETVACLPGRDPELPAAVADEAAGYLFTSRVRRFDRAEMSERIGRLRGRLAADPYALIGVFPGGADAVTALHAFSAGSTVGWRTWHAYPQSGELVETETVVTVR; this comes from the coding sequence GTGCTGGTCACCCTCGCCACCCCGTACGCCGACACCACCGCCACCGACCTGAGCTTCGCCCTCGGCCTGCCCGAGCAGCCCGCCCTGCACGTACTCGACCTCGCCCCGCTCGGCCTGCGGCTGCGCCTGCTCGGTGCCTCGCACCAGGTGGTCGTCGACGCCCCGGGCGGCCCGATCGTGGAGACGGTCGCCTGCCTGCCCGGCCGGGATCCCGAACTGCCGGCGGCGGTGGCCGACGAGGCGGCCGGCTATTTGTTCACGTCCCGGGTGCGCAGGTTCGACCGGGCCGAGATGTCGGAGCGGATCGGGCGGCTGCGGGGGCGGCTCGCCGCCGACCCGTACGCGCTGATCGGGGTGTTTCCCGGCGGGGCCGACGCGGTCACCGCCCTGCACGCCTTCTCCGCCGGGTCGACGGTCGGCTGGCGTACGTGGCACGCGTACCCGCAGAGCGGTGAACTGGTGGAGACCGAGACGGTGGTGACGGTGCGGTGA
- a CDS encoding DUF4178 domain-containing protein: MNGSAAWLVAGLGCLLGVVGVVIAIWALQSAKRRSAPPPGPVHGTDPFRSHDDDADALRGDPRRLKPGDIVEIRGTSYGVRGSLRFDEGGWSWTEHLIDDAGDTKRWLSVEEDPDLELVLWTVVPSATVTPGMPTLDFEGRRYVSDESGLARYTATGTTGLLPTGGVRYHDYTAPDGALLSFESYGDSVKWEVSRGEKLHRAEVLVYPQAGPPAKAG, from the coding sequence TTGAACGGGTCGGCGGCATGGCTCGTGGCGGGACTCGGCTGCCTGCTCGGCGTCGTCGGGGTGGTCATCGCCATCTGGGCTCTCCAGTCCGCCAAACGCAGGTCCGCTCCGCCGCCCGGCCCGGTCCACGGCACCGACCCGTTCCGGTCCCACGACGACGACGCCGACGCGCTGCGGGGCGATCCGCGCCGGCTCAAGCCCGGCGACATCGTCGAGATCCGTGGTACGTCGTACGGGGTCCGCGGCTCGCTGCGCTTCGACGAGGGCGGCTGGAGCTGGACCGAGCACCTCATCGACGACGCCGGCGACACCAAGCGGTGGCTCTCTGTCGAGGAGGACCCTGACCTCGAACTGGTGCTGTGGACCGTGGTGCCGTCCGCGACCGTCACCCCGGGAATGCCGACCCTCGACTTCGAGGGCCGACGCTACGTCTCCGACGAGTCCGGGCTGGCCCGCTACACCGCCACCGGCACGACCGGACTGCTGCCGACCGGCGGCGTCCGATACCACGACTACACCGCACCCGACGGGGCCCTGCTGTCGTTCGAGTCGTACGGCGACAGCGTGAAGTGGGAGGTCTCCCGGGGTGAGAAGCTGCACCGCGCCGAGGTGCTGGTCTATCCACAGGCCGGGCCACCCGCGAAGGCCGGGTGA